Proteins encoded within one genomic window of Theobroma cacao cultivar B97-61/B2 chromosome 7, Criollo_cocoa_genome_V2, whole genome shotgun sequence:
- the LOC18593696 gene encoding uncharacterized protein LOC18593696 isoform X1 codes for MNLFIEICYKKGPTLLSYFLLIFTKHHAPWLLEVVEMAKAGIFVCLVIVIVDVAAGILSIQAQIAKDKVRYMSLKRFQCQEPNDQAFKLGLAAATLLALSHVTANLLGGFMCICCTEELERSSANRQLWFGCLVLSWIVVAVGFPALVMGTLENSKSKGSCQVLHHRFLILGGILCFVHGLLSVAFYVSATVSFENGTPHGLQGDP; via the exons ATGAACTTGTTCATTGAAATTTGCTATAAGAAGGGCCCCACTCTCCTCTCTTATTTCCTTCTTATATTCACCAAACATCATGCCCCATGGTTGTTAGAGGTTGTGGAAATGGCAAAAGCCGGTATTTTTGTTTGCCTTGTGATTGTTATTGTAGATGTAGCTGCTGGTATTCTCAGCATTCAAGCACAAATTGCCAAAGACAAG GTGAGGTATATGAGTCTAAAGAGATTTCAGTGTCAAGAACCGAATGATCAAGCTTTCAAGCTAGGGTTGGCTGCAGCCACTCTACTAGCTTTATCCCATGTTACAGCCAACTTGCTTGGTGGCTTCATGTGCATCTGTTGCACAGAAGAGCTTGAAAGATCATCTGCCAACAGGCAACTCTGGTTCGGGTGCCTTGTTCTTTCTTG GATAGTAGTAGCTGTTGGATTTCCAGCCCTGGTTATGGGGACGCTAGAGAATTCCAAATCAAAAGGGTCATGCCAGGTTTTGCATCATCGTTTTCTAATTCTTGGAGGGATACTGTGCTTTGTACATGGCTTGCTGAGTGTTGCATTCTATGTTTCTGCAACTGTCAGCTTTGAAAATGGAACTCCTCATGGACTACAAGGAGACCCTTAA
- the LOC18593696 gene encoding uncharacterized protein LOC18593696 isoform X2, whose product MNLFIEICYKKGPTLLSYFLLIFTKHHAPWLLEVVEMAKAGIFVCLVIVIVDVAAGILSIQAQIAKDKVRYMSLKRFQCQEPNDQAFKLGLAAATLLALSHVTANLLGGFMCICCTEELERSSANRQLWFGCLVLSWIVVAVGFPALVMGTLENSKSKGSCQL is encoded by the exons ATGAACTTGTTCATTGAAATTTGCTATAAGAAGGGCCCCACTCTCCTCTCTTATTTCCTTCTTATATTCACCAAACATCATGCCCCATGGTTGTTAGAGGTTGTGGAAATGGCAAAAGCCGGTATTTTTGTTTGCCTTGTGATTGTTATTGTAGATGTAGCTGCTGGTATTCTCAGCATTCAAGCACAAATTGCCAAAGACAAG GTGAGGTATATGAGTCTAAAGAGATTTCAGTGTCAAGAACCGAATGATCAAGCTTTCAAGCTAGGGTTGGCTGCAGCCACTCTACTAGCTTTATCCCATGTTACAGCCAACTTGCTTGGTGGCTTCATGTGCATCTGTTGCACAGAAGAGCTTGAAAGATCATCTGCCAACAGGCAACTCTGGTTCGGGTGCCTTGTTCTTTCTTG GATAGTAGTAGCTGTTGGATTTCCAGCCCTGGTTATGGGGACGCTAGAGAATTCCAAATCAAAAGGGTCATGCCAG CTTTGA
- the LOC18593697 gene encoding uncharacterized protein LOC18593697, producing MPTVWFSLKRSLHCKSEPSDVHDPKTRKQLSTILTRKAGRSGCSRSIANLKDVIHGSKRHLEKPPSCSPRSIGSSEFLNPITHEVILSNSRCELKITGFGGFQDGISNGGNNGANGGSGGGDSGGSTFVGTLRPGTPGPGGHPTMHYFNPSLRNSSATPPRKSPLLVSERDGPGYGGSGIFGGRNVHSSNRVSLETDPNGCSTVTCHKCGEQFSKWEAAETHHLSKHAVTELVEGDSSRKIVEIICRTSWLKSENHCGRIERVLKVHNMQKTLARFEEYREMVKIKASKLPKKHPRCLADGNELLRFYGTTVACSLGLNGSSSLCISEKCCVCRIIKNGFSAKKELKEGIGVFTTSTSGRAFESIEILEDDPFIRKALIVCRVIAGRVHRPLENIQEMAGQTGFDSLAGKVGLYSNIEELYLLNPRALLPCFVVICKP from the exons atgcCAACAGTTTGGTTTTCTTTGAAGAGATCTTTACACTGTAAATCAGAGCCATCAGATGTTCATGACCCCAAAACCAGGAAGCAATTGAGTACAATATTGACTAGGAAAGCAGGCAGGTCAGGGTGTTCAAGGTCTATAGCAAATCTCAAGGATGTCATTCATGGAAGCAAGAGACATTTAGAGAAGCCACCAAGTTGCAGTCCAAGATCCATTGGGAGTAGTGAGTTTCTTAACCCAATAACTCATGAAGTTATTCTTAGTAACTCAAGGTGTGAGCTGAAAATCACTGGTTTTGGAGGGTTCCAAGATGGTATCAGTAACGGTGGCAATAATGGAGCTAATGGTGGTAGTGGTGGTGGTGATAGTGGTGGCTCAACTTTTGTTGGTACTTTAAGGCCTGGAACACCAGGGCCCGGAGGGCACCCAACGATGCATTATTTTAATCCTTCTTTAAGGAACTCTTCAGCTACTCCTCCAAGAAAGTCACCTTTGCTTGTATCAGAAAGGGACGGCCCTGGATATGGTGGTTCTGGTATTTTTGGTGGTAGAAATGTCCATTCAAGCAATAGAGTTTCTCTCGAGACTGACCCTAATGGATGTTCTACAGTGACTTGCCACAAATGTGGAGAGCAATTTAGCAAATGGGAAGCTGCTGAAACACACCATCTATCTAAGCATGCTG TTACTGAACTTGTGGAAGGTGACTCATCTAGAAAGATTGTTGAAATTATATGCCGGACAAGTTGGTTAAAGTCTGAGAACCATTGTGGCCGGATTGAAAGAGTTTTGAAAGTTCACAATATGCAGAAAACTCTTGCTCGATTCGAAGAATACAGGGAAATGGTAAAGATTAAGGCAAGCAAACTTCCCAAGAAGCATCCGCGATGCCTTGCTGATGGAAATGAGCTACTGAGGTTCTATGGAACAACTGTGGCATGTTCTCTTGGCCTAAATGGTTCCTCAAGTCTTTGTATATCTGAAAAATGTTGTGTTTGTCGGATTATTAAAAATGGATTCTCTGCCAAGAAGGAGCTCAAGGAAGGAATTGGTGTTTTCACAACTTCCACAAGTGGAAGAGCTTTTGAGTCGATTGAAATTCTTGAAGATGATCCATTTATAAGGAAAGCTTTGATAGTTTGCAGAGTAATTGCTGGGAGAGTTCATAGGCCTTTGGAGAATATACAGGAAATGGCAGGGCAAACCGGGTTCGATTCATTGGCCGGGAAAGTTGGTCTCTATTCAAATATAGAGGAGCTTTATCTGCTCAATCCTAGAGCTCTCCTTCCTTGTTTTGTGGTAATCTGCAAACCTTGA
- the LOC18593698 gene encoding dihydroflavonol-4-reductase codes for MEDNLGAPAKGKSVVAAPTYCVTGATGYIGSWLVKLLLEKGCKVHATARNPEKALHLLSLWSGSDRLRLFKADLQEEGSFDEAVKGCNGVFHVAASMEFGVNVNENIEGYVRSNIIDPAIKGTENLLKACSKSKSVKRVVFTSSISTITAKDSNGNWRPVVDESCQNTSDHVLNAKAGGWVYALSKLLTEEAAFTFANENGIDLVSLITTTVAGPFLTTTIPSSIQVLLSPFTGDPKYFSILSAVNARMGSVALVHIEDICGAHIFLMEQANAEGRYICCVCSSPLSELIDLLAQKHPCSNLQRLGAEGKGTKPPEISSKKLRDLGFTYKHNIEDIIHQTVTACVDYGFLPPTRR; via the exons ATGGAGGATAATCTAGGAGCTCCGGCAAAGGGCAAGAGCGTGGTGGCGGCACCAACATATTGCGTAACCGGCGCCACCGGGTACATCGGGTCTTGGTTGGTGAAGCTTCTTCTTGAAAAAGGTTGCAAGGTTCATGCCACAGCCCGAAATCCAG AAAAGGCTTTGCATCTACTGTCATTATGGTCTGGAAGTGACCGGTTGAGACTTTTCAAAGCTGATTTGCAAGAAGAAGGAAGCTTTGATGAGGCTGTGAAGGGCTGCAATGGTGTGTTTCATGTGGCAGCTTCAATGGAATTTGGTGTCAATGTGAATGAGAACATTG AGGGATACGTTAGATCAAATATAATTGACCCTGCAATTAAAGGCACTGAAAACCTCCTCAAAGCTTGCTCGAAATCCAAGTCTGTGAAAAGGGTTGTTTTCACATCCTCCATCAGCACTATCACTGCCAAAGACAGCAATGGAAATTGGAGACCTGTTGTTGATGAATCTTGCCAGAACACGAGCGATCATGTCTTGAATGCAAAAGCAGGTGGATGG GTTTATGCCCTCTCCAAGCTTTTAACTGAGGAAGCAGCATTCACGTTTGCTAATGAGAATGGTATCGATCTTGTTTCATTGATAACGACAACTGTCGCCGGTCCTTTCCTCACAACAACTATTCCCTCAAGCATTCAAGTGCTCTTGTCACCATTTACAG GTGATCCCAAGTACTTCTCAATACTGTCTGCTGTAAATGCTAGAATGGGATCAGTTGCTTTGGTTCACATTGAAGACATATGCGGTGCTCATATTTTTCTGATGGAACAAGCCAATGCGGAAGGTAGATACATATGCTGTGTCTGCAGCTCACCACTGTCTGAATTGATTGATCTTCTTGCTCAAAAGCATCCTTGTTCAAACCTTCAGAG GTTGGGGGCAGAGGGAAAAGGTACAAAACCTCCTGAAATTTCTTCCAAGAAGTTAAGAGATTTAGGCTTCACTTACAAGCATAACATAGAAGATATAATTCATCAAACAGTTACTGCTTGTGTAGATTATGGATTTCTGCCCCCTACCAGAAGGTAG